One window from the genome of Anolis sagrei isolate rAnoSag1 chromosome 4, rAnoSag1.mat, whole genome shotgun sequence encodes:
- the PSMA7 gene encoding proteasome subunit alpha type-7: MSYDRAITVFSPDGHLFQVEYAQEAVKKGSTAVGVRGKDIVVLGVEKKSVAKLQDERTVRKICALDDNVCMAFAGLTADARIVINRARVECQSHRLTVEDPVTVEYITRYIASLKQRYTQSNGRRPFGISALIVGFDFDGTPRLYQTDPSGTYHAWKANAIGRGAKSVREFLEKNYTDEAIETDDLTIKLVIKALLEVVQSGGKNIELAVMRRNQPLKILSPDEIEKYVAEIEKEKEENEKKKQKKTTT; the protein is encoded by the exons ATGAGCTACGACCGGGCCATCACCGTGTTCTCCCCGGATGGGCACCTCTTCCAAGTCGAGTACGCGCAGGAGGCCGTGAAGAAAGGCTCCACCGCG GTTGGAGTGCGTGGAAAAGATATTGTTGTCCTTGGTGTGGAGAAGAAATCTGTGGCAAAACTTCAGGATGAAAGAACTGTCCGAAAGATCTGTGCTCTTGACGACAATGTCTGCATGGCTTTTGCAG GACTCACAGCAGATGCCAGGATAGTTATAAATAGAGCACGAGTGGAATGTCAAAGCCATAGACTTACAGTGGAGGATCCTGTCACTGTGGAGTATATTACACGTTATATTGCTAGCCTGAAACAG CGGTACACCCAGAGTAATGGACGCAGGCCTTTTGGTATTTCTGCCCTTATTGTGGGATTTGACTTTGATGGAACTCCAAGGCTGTATCAGACTGACCCTTCTGGTACATACCATGCCTGGAAG GCTAATGCAATTGGCAGAGGAGCAAAATCTGTGCGTGAATTTTTGGAAAAAAACTACACCGATGAAGCTATTGAAACAGATGATTTGACAATTAAGCTTGTTATCAAAGCTCTACTTGAA GTTGTGCAGTCTGGTGGCAAAAATATTGAGCTGGCTGTTATGAGAAGAAACCAGCCTCTGAAG ATCCTGAGCCCTGATGAAATTGAGAAGTATGTTGCTGAaattgaaaaggaaaaggaagaaaatgagaagaagaaacagaagaaaacaacaacatga